From a single Lentisphaera profundi genomic region:
- a CDS encoding type I secretion system permease/ATPase, giving the protein MSVNDFDYLASCLSLLAKRRSRLYSESALKDGLPLENGQLNVVSFKRAAIRAGFKSEVVRRGVESLSTSLFPLIVICKDKSAIVIDSFEDGQYTTYDVQYKCERVLSTDELNELSSGFAILLQDLQESELRTEKENWFFATLLRYKKMYFWALVASVFINLFALNSSIFIMTVYDRVLPNNAESTLWMLSAVVIGAFFFDFVFKTVRSATLDRITQRVEVILSSKIHEKLMRVNMTHKPPSAGHFASIVKDFESIRDFMTSMTLTALIDMPFALCILFFIYLIAGKLTFVLVACALVLLLINVLAQPLQKMLVGKSMDEGARRQGRLVEVVNNLDIIRMMNAQSLFQYKWEQDTGVLSETSRKSKFASSVTLSISSIIQNMVSIFVVIGGFYLIRDENMTMGQLVAVVILGGRALGPLVTGINLLVRYQYVRKAYKNVDNFMRLPEERDPDTSLLSRPEVSGEVVLEKVGFSYPNQIFRALDNVSFKINKGEKVGIIGNVSSGKSTLLRLILGLYSPTEGKILVDGTDSRQVDASDLRQAMSCISQEAKLFDGSVRDNLFYANPHLSHEDLDEVVRISGLDKLLNSQPMGLDLPVGEGGSQLSGGQRQLVAIAQAVAKNPPIILMDEPTSSLDTGAEAEFLAKMKEFTKDKTLILSTHKMRELQLVDRIIVLDKGLMIADGPRDKVLELLQNKGKK; this is encoded by the coding sequence ATGAGTGTTAATGACTTTGATTACTTGGCATCGTGTTTATCTTTATTAGCTAAACGACGATCTAGGTTGTATTCTGAAAGTGCCCTTAAGGATGGCTTGCCTCTTGAAAATGGCCAGTTAAATGTGGTAAGTTTTAAAAGAGCGGCGATACGTGCCGGTTTTAAATCCGAAGTGGTTAGAAGGGGTGTCGAATCACTCTCGACCTCACTGTTTCCTCTCATTGTAATATGCAAGGATAAATCGGCAATCGTCATCGACAGTTTTGAAGATGGTCAGTACACGACTTACGATGTGCAGTATAAGTGTGAACGAGTTTTAAGTACAGATGAGCTTAATGAGCTTTCGTCGGGCTTTGCTATCCTACTCCAGGATCTTCAGGAAAGTGAATTGAGAACAGAAAAAGAAAACTGGTTTTTTGCCACTTTACTCCGCTACAAAAAAATGTATTTTTGGGCTTTAGTTGCCTCAGTTTTTATTAACTTATTTGCCTTGAATTCCTCCATTTTTATCATGACGGTTTACGATAGAGTGTTGCCGAATAATGCAGAGTCCACTTTATGGATGTTGAGTGCGGTCGTCATTGGAGCCTTCTTCTTTGACTTTGTATTCAAAACTGTACGCTCTGCAACACTAGACCGGATTACCCAAAGAGTCGAAGTGATTCTCTCCTCAAAAATTCACGAGAAGCTGATGAGAGTTAATATGACTCATAAGCCACCTTCAGCCGGTCATTTCGCCTCGATTGTCAAAGATTTCGAATCCATTAGAGATTTCATGACTTCAATGACGCTTACGGCACTTATAGATATGCCATTTGCACTTTGTATTTTGTTTTTCATTTACTTGATCGCAGGGAAACTTACTTTTGTATTGGTAGCTTGTGCACTGGTCTTGTTACTAATCAATGTCTTAGCTCAGCCTCTACAGAAGATGCTCGTAGGTAAATCGATGGATGAAGGCGCGAGGCGTCAAGGTCGCTTAGTGGAAGTCGTCAATAACCTAGATATTATTCGCATGATGAATGCTCAATCGCTTTTTCAGTACAAATGGGAACAGGATACGGGTGTTTTATCCGAAACTTCGAGGAAAAGTAAATTTGCGAGCTCGGTGACTTTATCAATTTCATCCATTATTCAAAATATGGTTTCCATTTTTGTTGTTATAGGTGGTTTTTATCTGATTCGCGATGAAAATATGACCATGGGACAATTGGTGGCGGTTGTGATTTTAGGTGGTCGTGCCTTAGGTCCATTAGTGACTGGGATTAATTTACTCGTGCGTTATCAGTACGTACGTAAAGCTTATAAGAATGTGGATAATTTTATGCGTTTACCAGAAGAGCGCGACCCCGACACCTCACTTTTAAGTCGTCCGGAGGTCAGCGGTGAAGTGGTTCTCGAAAAAGTAGGTTTTTCCTATCCCAATCAAATCTTTAGAGCTTTGGATAATGTAAGTTTTAAAATTAATAAAGGTGAGAAAGTCGGTATTATCGGCAATGTCAGTTCGGGTAAAAGTACACTCTTGCGCTTGATTTTAGGTCTCTATTCTCCAACTGAAGGTAAGATTTTAGTGGATGGAACGGATTCGCGCCAAGTGGATGCCTCTGATTTGCGTCAGGCCATGTCCTGTATTTCCCAAGAAGCAAAATTATTTGATGGCTCAGTTCGCGATAATCTATTTTATGCCAATCCGCATTTATCACATGAAGACTTGGATGAAGTTGTGCGTATTTCTGGCCTAGATAAATTGCTGAACTCACAACCCATGGGCTTAGATCTTCCTGTAGGTGAAGGTGGCTCACAGCTTTCTGGCGGCCAGCGCCAATTAGTGGCCATTGCTCAAGCGGTAGCAAAAAACCCTCCAATTATTCTTATGGATGAACCAACTTCATCTTTAGATACTGGTGCGGAGGCGGAATTCCTAGCGAAAATGAAAGAATTCACTAAAGATAAAACTTTGATTTTAAGTACTCACAAAATGAGAGAGCTTCAATTAGTCGATAGAATTATCGTCTTGGATAAGGGTCTCATGATTGCTGATGGCCCACGAGATAAAGTTTTAGAGCTTTTGCAGAATAAGGGGAAAAAGTAA